Within the Mycetohabitans rhizoxinica HKI 454 genome, the region CGCAACCACCTCACCAAGCAGGCGAGCGCAGCCCTGCTTGCCTGTCTCATGCCGTGACCGCGAAATCCAATGGCAGCCGACAACAAAGTGTCGAATTGGAGTGGCCCGCTGCCATCATCGCGCGATACAAAACCGATAACCGGCGCGTCAGATGTAACCGCTCGGCGTGCTGGATTCACCTTCCGTTCGCCGCATCGCCATCACGCTGAAACACTTGGGTCTGCCGTTCGAGTACCGGCCAATAGATGACATTGTATCGTCAGGTCATCGCTGTATGGCAGCGTGTGCGTTCTCGCACACGCTGCCTACGCGCACCGTTGGGCGGTTATTTCTCGGGCGAGGCCGGCGGCGTCGGTAGGTTATGCCAACGCTGCGCGGCGAGTTCTGGCACGACGCGGATCGGCGTCAGCCTCGAGCCCCGTCTGCGCGCATCGCCGTGATTGGATGCCGTCGACTCCGATACGCTGGCCCGCGGCAAATTGGACGCGCCGTCGTCCTGCGCGAAAACATTGTCGATCGAATGGCGTCTTGTAAGATGGCCCGTCGCGTCCATCTGCAGACAATTTTCAGCTTCCTGCAGCAGTGCAAAGGACAACTTGCACGCTCGTTCTAGGCACTCGTCCTCTGACAGATCTTCCGCAAACGGACTGCTTAGCTGATCGATCCAATCGCGGTTCAACTGGCTCGGCGTCGATATCCCGCTCTCCTCGTACTGCTCGGACACGCTGTCCGCCAGAGGGTCGCGCGTTGTGTCCTCCATCATGCCCAGCTCCAGGCCGCCATCGCGCTCTTGCAGCCATGCACCGGATCGTTCGGTCATCCGACTTGGCTTCTCGTTGTGTGACAAACCGTCAACGGCCGCATCGTCGCGCGACGCATAAAGCCACCGGAGGCCTATCCGGAGTCGCATCCGCGATACGTCGTCCAGGTAAAACAAGTCGCGCCGTGAATCGCCCTCCGGAAAACCGCGATAGCTTTCCACCTTGATCCGATTGGCAAGCGCGGGAGGCGCATTCAGGCGACTGAGTTCAGACGAAAACGCCTGCTTCTGGACGTCCGAACCGTATGCGATGAACAGACGAGGCGCGTCGCCTGCCGGCACCGCTTCGACCAGTCGATTAGCCGACCATGGCGATGCCTCACTGCGCTGGACCCAAAACGGCTCATTGGCGCACCGCCGGACATCGTCGGCGCCGCTGTACGGCGACCGCGTCAGACGATCGAACTCGGCAGGCAAATGACGCGCGACGTCAAAACCAAGATCGTCATCCAGGTGTATAAGCCATTGCACGCCTAATTCCCAGGATATCTCCACAGGCGGCTCCCGATGTTCGGCACGCCCATCCGGCCCCAAGGTCGGCGAGATGAATGCCATGCCGGCGAACCCGTGAGGCCTTGTTTTCAATAAATCGATCGCATGACCGGCCACGCGTGCACCGTGAGTGACCAGGTACACGGGCGAGCCACGCCTCTGATTCGTATCCAGATAGGTATCGATGAAATGCATGGCCGCCCTCCCCGCCTGAAGGTTGCCCCAAAAATCGCCATGACAGCCCGATTGGGTAGGATGGACAAAAACCAGATCGGACACGTCAAGCAACGTAGAGAGGTTGTCATATCGATCCCAGTTTCCTTGGCCCGAAAGCTCCCCGACGATAGGACCGACCGATGCCAACAACAGATAGCCGGTGGAACGCAGCGGATCATCTCGAACGCTGTCACCGAAAAAGAATGTGATGGGGCGGGACGAGGGCTCCACATCGCGTTGGGTATAGGCTACATAGACGATCTGGGCATCGTCGGGTGCGCCCTCGATAGGGACCATGCCGGCGGTTGCCGCTAAATCTAATGTTTCATCACCGTGCTGCATTTGATGATACGCCGCGACGGGCATCGAAAGCGACCTTTCGGACGGCACCGAAACCGGCTTCTTGGACAGCACCGAAGCATGAAGGGCGGTCGCGGTCCGCGTATCGGGCTGACCGCCACCTATGGCGTCGCCGACACCAGACTCGCCTCCCCCACCACCACACGCAGTCATAGACAGCGCCACAGCAATCGCCATTGCGCTGGAGCAAGCTCGGCTCGGCTTAATCAACCGACGAAGACATTTATTTAATTCCATTTTCATGATGGTCACCATTTTAAGTGGATAACAGCAGCCCTCCGACGAATCGGATAACCTTTAAAAAAGACCGATGGTCTTCGATTAAATGTTAGACGCGGAGCAATAGCGCTGCCTCGGCACCGGCGTGCACGTCAACTCATTTGCTGGTTGAACTGCATGTAATGCAATTGAAAGTATGAGGCGCGAAACGTATCATGCGCGAAGCGCCAAGTAAAGATCAATAAAGAAACAATCGTTGCTTATATAACGATTCGGGCGAAATATATGAACCAATGAAGTCACGCACACCGTTTTTATTGGTATAGTACAAAATGGATTAGTGTGTTTTGGATTGCTAACTCATCAGACAATACTGACTAATTTACCGTGACATCACGGTAGCCGGCATGGTGTACCTATCCCGCAGCCTGTGCCTCTAATGCTGAGGCAGTTCGGTCGGGAGCGGCCCGGCATATTTTTCCTGGCATCCAGCATTGCCGGTCGATAGTTCCGAAAGCGAATTTTCTTTGCTCAGGCGCCACATAGCGCTGTTTCAACGCCCATCACTTCGCATCCCAGTTGCTTTTTTCGGCATCCCCGTCGTCGCGCGAGGTGGGATTGCTACGCTGCACGCTGTATTCGCGTTTTCTGATTGCTCGATATCGCAACACTATCTGGGGGGCGCTTGGATATTCTGCTGTTTGCCTCAGCCTATAACGGCATGGTCCAGCGTGTTCATCGCGAACTCGTTACACTGGAGCATCGCGTCTGCATTGAATTGTCGCCGGACCCGGACACGATGCTGGCTCGCGCCAAACAGGTCGATCCGGACTTGATCATCTGCCCATTCCTAAAGCATCGCATTCCCGACACGGTATGGCGCGCCTGGCCGTGCCTGGTCGTCCATCCGGGAATCGAGGGCGATCGGGGGCCGTCCGCGTTGGATTGGGCGATTACCCACCAGCAATCCGAATGGGGCGTTACCCTGCTGCAAGCCAACGCCGAAATGGACGGTGGCGATGTGTGGGGAACGCACCAGTTTGCGATGCGCAGGGCCAGCAAAGGCAGCATCTATCGACGTGATGTCATACCCGGCGCGGTGAAGCTCATTCGGCAGGCATTGGCCGATTTCGCAGATCCGCGGTTCCGTGCGCGTGCGCAAGACTACGCTCGCCCGTCGGTCAAGGGCCGTCCCCACGTGCTGATGCGACAGGATGCACGCCGCATCGATTGGAGCACAGATGACACTGATACGATCGTCAACCGCATTCATGCGGCCGACGGCTTCCCCGGCGTGCGTGACGAGATCCATGGCCAGCCGGTGTATCTGTTCGGTGCGGTGGCAGATACAGGCATCGCACATGAGGCTACGCCGGGTGCGTGGCTGGGTCAGCGGCACGGCGCGGTGTGCCGCGCCACGCGGGACGGTGCCGTATGGATCAAGCAGATGAAGGCGGGGGGCCGCGGACCAGGCTCCGACATCAAGCTTCCGTCGATGCTGGCGCTGCGCGCCGCGTTCGATGGCGCAGCCTGGCTCGAGCAGTTGCCCGAGCTGGATTCGCCTGCTGTCGAAGATATTCGCATCCACGTCGAACATCGGGTAGCATACGTCGAATTCGACTTCCACAACGGCGCGATGAGCACCAGCCAATGCACGCGCCTGACTCATGCGCTTGACGCGCTCAGTCGGCGCCACGACGTGCGCGTGATCGTCTTGATGGGAGGCAACGATTTTTGGAGCAACGGCATCCATTTGCATTGCATCGAGGCCTCGCCGGATCCAGCCGGCGAGTCGTGGCGCAACATCAATGCGATAAACGATTTGGTGCGCACTATCTTGCTGACCGAACGCAAGATCACGATCGCTGCGCTGCGCAACAACGCCGGCGCCGGCGGCGCCATCATGCCGCTGGCATGCGACTTCGTGCTAGCTCGCCGCGGCGTCGTGCTCAATCCGCACTACCAAACGATGGGCTTGTACGGCTCCGAGTACTGGACTTACCTACTGCCGCGTCGCACCGGCGCCGCACGGGCGAAGGCCCTGGTTGACGCCTGCTTGCCAGTGGTGGCAGACGAAGCGCTGGACATGAACCTCGTCGACCACGTGCTACCAGAGGATTGGACTGAATATCACGCTTTGCTGTTGCGCCATTGCCAGACGATCGCGCAAGACGAACGGTTCTCGACGTATCTGAACATTAAGGCGCGCGTGCGAAGCATGGACGAGCGGCGCAAGCCGCTGCAGGCCTATCGGGACGAGGAATTGCAGCGGATGAAAGCCGCATTCGACGATCCGGGTGCCAGCTACCACGCACTGCGCCACCAATTCGTTCACAAAATCCCGTGTGCGGCAACGCCGCCCCACTTGCGCGGCGACGTCGGCATGCGGCAGTCGCACGATACGCAGCGCCGACGGGAGCCGTCGCCCGTTCAAGCGTAACAGCAGGCCGGCACGGATCCAACGGCGGCGCCGGCGGCCGGCACGCGCAGGCTGCGCTACAGCTGGCCCGCGCTATCAGCGTCTTGTTCATCACAGACGGCCGTCACCGTGCGATTGCGACCCATCGCCTTGGGTCAGGTACAGCGCCGCGTCGGCTCGGGCCTTTAGGGTAGCCAGCGTATCGGCATCGCACCGCTCGTCAAGACCGACGCTGAAGGTACACGCGATTTCACCACTGGACCCGTGCAATGTCGATGCAGCGGCCGTGGCCCGCACCCGGTCCGTGAGCTACATCGCCTCGGCCTTAGTTGTGAACGGAAAAGCATCGCGAATTCTTCGCCATGGGTCCAGGTCAACGCGCGTTGTAGCATGCTGCATTGTGGCTTGGCGCACAGGCCGAAGTCCGCCCAGCCCGTAAGCTGCCAGCATGCGTAACCTGTTTCGTCCGTTGGCCATCCTGTTGGCCGTGATGATGTCATTGCATGGCATTGCGTACGCGTTCGAGTTTACACCCGGCGCGACGCCGGCGGTGCGCACCCACGGCGCACGCGTTGCCGCGAGCGAGACAGCATACGCGACGCAAGCGACGGCCCAGCCGCAGCGAGCACACGACAGCGACCGCTGCGGCTGCCCCCACGGACGGCTGTGCTGCGTCGACGCGGCTCGATCATGGGCGCCCGCGCCCGGCCATGCCGGGTGTGGGCGGTCCAATGCTGGCCACGACGGCCCGCCACGCCACGCATCACGTCGTCGCTCGCCTACGTCGGACGTAACTGCATAACCGCGACACGCGGGGGTAACGGAATGAAAAAAACCTTCGATGGACTGGATCTGCTCCGGTTCTTATTGGCCGTCTACTTGACGCTCTACCATACCGTCTACGTGACCCGTTACGGCGCAGCGTTGCCCTATCGCGCATGGCTGGGACTGGGCGGATTCGCCACCAGCAGTTTCTTCCTGCTGTCGGGCTTCATTCTCGCGCACGTTTACCTGGGCCAGCAGCCGGGCGTGCTGCGCGGCGGCGCCAAGCGCTTCTTCATCAACCGATTGACCAATCTCTATCCCGTCCACTGGATATCGCTGGCGCTGTTCCTGACGGTCGGGGTGGCAGGTGTCAACCCGCTCAACCGCTTTTCGTTGATGACACTGGACAGACAAGCCGGCGGATTTGAGTACCTAGACAGCATGACCACGTTGGCAATCATCGTCGCGACGGTATGGATGCTCCAAGCATGGCAACCGCTATACGAGGCCATCAACCCGCCGTCCTGGTCACTGTCCGCGCTGCTGTTCTTCTACGCGTGCTTTCCATGGCTTGCGCCCCGGTTGCTTTCACTGCGCCGGCCAGGACTCGCCTGGGCCATGTTGTGGCTCGGCTATCTGACGCTGCCCGTGGTATTCGCAATGCAGCACTGGTATGCACCGGCCTCGGTCGGCTTCCTCTATACCAATCCGCTGGTGCGCCTGCCCGAGTTTGCCGCCGGTATCCTGCTCTACGGCCTGTACCGCGAGCGCAGTGTCGACTGGCTCTGCGCGACACCCGCCCGTCGCGCCGCCACGCTCGCTTTCGTCGCGCTGTCCTTCATCGGCGGCGTTAAGGCGCTCGAGCATGGCGGATTTGGCTGGCAGTACATCGTCCATAACGGCGCGTTGCTGCCGTCCCAGGCCGCACTGATCCTAGTGTGTGCTCACGTCACAATGCCCGCAGCGGCCGCGCGGCTCGCCACCCGGCTCGGCAACGCAGCGCTGTCGCTATTCGCCATTCATTTGCCGTTGTTTCTCATTTTCACCAAGCTGGGAAAATTGCTCGCGATCGGCATGGACCCGCTGCAATGCGTGCAGCAGTTCACGGCATGTGTCAAAGCATCACGCGACGTCGTGCCGTCGATGGCGCTTTACCCAGCCTACCTGATCGGCACCGTGATTGCAGCAGTCGTGTTCCAGGAGCGGATCGTCGTGCCGCTGCGCAACGCATTGCGCAGCCGGCTGTCGCGCGAGCCGCTCCAGCATCGCGCCGCCGGTCCTTCAGGCGGGCAGGCCGGGTAATTCATCCCGCTCGCTTCGCGCTGGTGGAGACGCCAGCGTTTTGTCGGGTGCCGCACAGATCTCGCGGGGTCGGACTGGTCTACTAGCTTCGCGCACGGGGAGTGCCGCCGCCGGGATTTAAACCACCCGAGCCGGAAAATGATTGATACCGGAGCATCCAATGAAAAATGAATTAAGACAGATCATCCAGGAAGTCGCTCATCTGGAATTATCCGTTGATCGCCTTTCCGACAGTGACGATCTCTACGAAGCAGGTTTGTCGTCGCTGAACACGATTCAATTGATGCTTGCGATCGAAAAACACTTCAACATCGAAATTCCCGACCGCATGCTGAATCGCCATCTGTTCCAGAGCATCGATTCACTGGCTGAGGCCGTCTCGCAATTGCAGCGCGACGTGCAATCCGCATGAGCGCAATTCAATCCGCCAACGGTGGTGAGCCGGTGCACACCATTGCATTGTCTGAACTTGACGCGCGCCCGCCAGACGCCGACGAGCACGCGTTAGACAAAGCCGCGACCGCGGTAGCGCAGATCGCGGCGCGTTTCGCCGATGCCGTGGACCGCGAAGCCAGGTTCCCGAGCAAAGCCATCGACGCCATGCGCGAGCATAGGTTGCTCGGCGCGATGGTGCCCGTCGAGTTGGGCGGCATGGGCGCGTCGCTGGCGGCCGTCGCTTCAGCATGCCGCATTCTCGGCCACGCGTGTTCATCCGCCGCGATGATCTATGCGATGCACCAGATCGAAGTGATTTGCGTATTGGAACACGCGATGTCGGTGCCGTGGCATCGCGGATTTCTCCGGCAGGTTGCCGAGCATGAGTGGCTGCTGGCATCCGCGACGTCCGAAGATGGCGTGGGCGGCAATCTGCGCAACAGCCGCTGCGCGATCGAGCCCGACGGCGACGGTACGTTCACATTGCACAAGCTCACCCCAACGATCTCTTACGGCGCCTATGCCGATGCCATACTGGCGACCGCCCGGCGCTCGCCGGACGCGCCGGCCGCGGAGCAAGTGCTCGTGACGATCCTGAAAGACGACACGACCCTGACTCGCCGCAGCGGATGGGATACGTTCGGCATGCGGGGCACGTGCAGCGAAGGCTTCGTGCTCAAGTCGCGCGGCCGCCAGGAACAGGTCTTCCCCGCACCGTTCGGCGAGATCGCTGAGCGCACGATGGTGCCGGCCTCTCACATCCTGTGGTCGTCGCTGTGGACCGGCATCGCCAGCGACGCGTTTTCCCGCGCGCATCGCTACTTCCGCACGCAGGCACAAGACAAGCCGACCGGCGCATCGCCCGCCGGTAGCCGAATCGCCGAAGCGCTCGGCCTGCTGCAAGCCATGCAGGGACGCATCGACAGCGCGCTGCACGTCCACGCGCGCGCCGGCACCTCGGCCACGCGCTCGTGGTCCGAAACAATGGCCGACGCGGCTCAGATCAACACGCTCAAGACTTACGTGTCCATCACCGCGCTACAGGTCGTGATGCATGCGGTGATGATCTGCGGCATGGCGGCGTACAAGAACGGCACGCCATTTACGCTGAGCCGGCACATTCGCGATCTGTATTCTGCACCTCTTATGATTAATAACGACCGTATCGATGCCAATACGGCCAGCCTATTGCTCGCGCAACGGCCCGCTTCGTTGGAGAGAGAATAATGGTCGATGTCACGTTGCAAAACCCACCGGCGCACGCGGCCGATATCGATGACCGGCACGACGTGAACGCACTACGCGATGCGCTCGTGGACGCGGGCCTGTTAATCCCGATGGGCGTGCAAGGCCTGTATGGCAGAAGCGAAGTGTTCGAGAACGTGATCGGGGCCATTGATGCATTGGTCACGCGCCTGGGTGCCGATCAGCATGCCGAGGTACTGCGCTTTCCGCCCGCGATGAATCGGACCGATTTTGAGCACAGCGAATACCTGAAGGGATTTCCGCAGCTCGCCGGGACGGTTCATAGTTTTTGCGGCTCGGAGCACGAGCATCAACGTGTGCTGCAATGCCTGGACCGGGGCGAGGACTGGACCGAATTTCAAAAGCCGACCTACGTGGTCATGACACCGGCGGCATGCTATCCCGCCTATCCGGTCATCGCGCGGCGCGGCGCGCTGCCACCGCAGGGCAGGACGCTGGATCTGTTTTCGTATTGCTTCCGCCACGAGCCGTCGCCGGACGCCACCCGGATGCAACTGTTTCGCATGCGCGAGTATGTGCGCCTGGGTACGCCAAATCAGATCCTGGCATTTCGCACCGAGTGGATCGAGCGCGGCAAGCGGATGATGGCGCTGCTGGCGCTACCGCACGAAGTCGACCTGGCCAACGACCCCTTCTTTGGCCGCGGCGGCCGCATTGCCGCGTCGAGCCAGCGTGAGCAGAACTTGAAATTCGAAATGCTGGTGCCGATCGAGAGTGACACCCGGCTCACTGCCTGCCTGAGCTTCAATTACCACATGGACCACTTCGGCCTGCTGTGGGGCATCAAGACGAGCGATGCCGACGTCGCGCATACCGGTTGCGTGGGTTTCGGCATGGAACGCCTCGCGCTCGGACTGTTCAAGCATCACGGATTCGATGTGCAGGCTTGGCCGGAACCGGTACGCAACGCGCTGTGGAGAAGCTAATGAGTGACGTCGTCTCGCCAATGGCCGTGTCGGACGCACTCACACGGCTGGCATCGCCGATGAAGTTGCCGCGCGACCCGGCGAACTATTGCCCGCACGCGCTGCATAACTCGACCATGGTCTGGAAGCAGACCAATTGCTACGTTGACCTATGGATCGAGCTGTTGTCGCAATGGGACTTTGAGCCCCATGCCATGCTGCCCTTCACCGTCACACAGGACTTTGAGGGAGATCAGTTCACCTTCTTCAAGGTGCCGTTGGAAGACTTAGAGCGGCTGTACGGGATTGTCGTGCAAGAGCACGCCATCTTCGAGCCACTGCCGTACCACATCGATCAGCAGGTCCGGCGCGGCAACGTGATGCTGGTTGAGGTTGACGCGTGGCATTTGCCCGACACCCGTGGCCTCAGTTATCACCGCGAGCACACGAAGACGACCATCGGCATCGACGCGATCGACTTGCAAGCCGGCGAAATCGGCTATTTCCATAACGCCGGATATTATCGGGCCGCAGGCGACGACTATCGTGGGCTGTTCAGCATCGGCTCCAGTGCGTCGCTAGTGCCCTACGTCGAATGCGCGAAGCGGCGCTTCGAGCCGTTGCGCGGCCCGGCGCTGCAGGAAGCCGTGCTCTCATTGCTGGCGCGGCGCTTTAAGCGCCGTCCCGCCAGTAGCCCGATCGCCGCGTTCCGGGCTGCGCTGGCCAAAGACGCTGCAGTCATCGCATCGCGCTCGCTCTCATACTTCCATTCGTATTCGTTCAACACGTTGCGTCAACTCGGTGCAAACTTCGAACTACTGGGCCGCTGCCTGCGATGGCTCGGTGCACCCAATGCGAACGGTACCGACGGCACCGGAGCCTTTTCTGCTTGCGTAGCCGCCTGCGACACCATCGCCTCGGAGGCGATGGTGCTCGAATTCCGGCTCGCCAGGGCGTGCGCGCGACGCAACGAGGACCGCTGTGAAAGTACGCTGGAAATCATCGAGCACGCGTACGAATCGTTGATTGACGAACTGGGCGTGCGGTTGGGCGGCAATGACGTACTGCCACGGCTGCAACGCGACTCGAACGCGGCCCGCCCCGACACCCCATCACCGCTGCAATGAACCCGCAGCCTGCCCCGGCCGGACGCAGCACCGCCGGTCTCGGGCCTGGTCATGAGCGAGCGGCTTCGCCCATGTGGCGCTTGTGTACTATTGCGGCCAACGCCGCCACCCGGCCACGTGATCTGCCACCTGCAGATGCGTCGGAGTGGATCGACGCACCCGTGCCTGGAACCGTCGGCCAGGCACTCGCAGCCGCGAACCGGCTCACGCCGCTGGATGCAAGCCGGCTAGGTGAATACGACCACTGGTACCGGCTACCGCTGCGACGCGGCGGCGCCCGCTTAATCCGGTTTGACGGGTTGGCGGGTATCGCGCAGATCTGGCTGAACGACACGTTGCTGCTGCAGTCGACGAACATGTTCGTCTCGCAACAGGTGCGCATCGACCCGCTGCCTGAGGACAGCGCGTTGTACCTATGCTTTCGGTCACTGGCCCGCTACCTCGATACCATGCCCGCGCCCCGACGCGCCCGCTGGCGCACGCGCCTGGTCGATGCGCCGGCGCTGCGGGCGGTACGAATCTCGCTGTTCGGCCACATGCCAGGCTGGTTCCCGCGCATCGAGCCAATCGGCCCGTGGGGCGCCGTGGCCGTCATCGATACTGACGCCGATACGGCCGCCCAGATCGTACACCACACGCTGAATGCCTCGATCGAAGGCTGCGATGGGATCGTGGACGCGACCATCACATTTGCCGCACCGGTTCTCGGCCATCTGGACGCGATCCTAGACTGCGAGGGCCATCATGTACATCTACAACGCCACGACCCGTTCACGCTGCGCGCGCGGCTCACCGTGCCGAACGCCAGACGATGGTGGCCGCACACGCATGGCGAGCCGGCGCGCTACGCCGTCTCGCTGCACCTGGGCGGCACGACCGTGGCATTGGGATACGTCGGATTTCGCACCATCGAGGTTACGCGTGGCCACGATGGGCAGGGCTTCGCGTTGTCCGTCAACGCGCTGCCGGTCTTCGTGCGAGGCGCGTGCTGGAGCACCGCCGATCCGCTGGGGTTGCGCGTGTCGGCGCACGACTATCACACATGGTTGACGCTGGCTCGGGACGCGGGATTCAACATGATCCGCGTCGGTGGCACCATGATTTACGAAGACGACGCATTTTATGCGTCGTGCGACGAACTGGGCTTGCTGGTCTGGCAAGACTTCATGTTCGCCAATTTCGACTATCCGTGCACCGCGGCTGATTTCGTCACATCGGTGACGCTGGAAGCCAGCCAGTTTCTCGCACGCACGGCGGGTAGGCCTTCGTTGGCCGTGCTATGCGGAGGCAGCGAAATCGCGCAGCAGGCATCCATGGTCGGTTTGAGTGACGAGCAACGCGATATGCCGTTGACCGCCAGCTTGCTCGCCGAGCTTGCCGCGACACATCGGCGCGACGTACCGTACGTATCGGACACGCCGTCCGGGCAGGTACTGCCATTTTATCCCCGCACGGGCATCTCGCATTACTATGGTGTCGGCGCCTATCTGCGGCCCTTGGACGATGCGCGCCGCGCGGCGGTCCGCTTCGCCAGCGAATGCCTGGCGTTTGCCCACGTTCCCGCAGATGCGACGCTTGCCGCAATCGGCTCGCCGTCGGTGCACGAACCCGCGTGGAAAATGGCCGTGCCGCGCGATCCCGGCGCGCCATGGGATTTCGACGACGTGCGCGATCATTACTTGCGCGAACTATATAGGCAAGACCCGACGCGGCTCAGAGGACAGGATCCATCACGCTACCTCGAACTATCGCGAGCCGTGCTCGCCGACGTCGTATCCGAGACACTGGTGGAATGGCGCCGCACCGCGTCCAGCTGCGCGGGCGCATTACTTTGGCAATTCCAGGACGTCATGCCAGGCGCCGGATGGGGCATCGTGGACGCGTTCCGGCGTCCTAAGTCGGCCTGGTATGCGCTCAAGCACGTGCTCCAGCCGCAGCAGGTGTGCCTGTGTGACGAAGGGCTGAATGGACTGGACGTGCACGTGTTCAACGACAGCGCCGCTCCGTTGCGGGGACGGCTGGAGTTGGTCGCATTGCGCGACGCCACCGTGCCGGTCGCACGGGCGCGTTGCGATCTTCATATCGAACCACACGACGCACTCCAGGTCAGCGCGGCGCAGTGCTTGGGGCGCTTCTTCGACTTCACCTACGCGTACCGGTTTGGTCCGCGCGAACACGACACGGTCATCGCGTCGCTGTACGACCACGACAATCGGCTGCTCGCACAATCGTTCTATTTCCCGGAACGTACCGCGCCGGCCGTGTTCGAACGCGGCGATATCGGTCTGAGCGCCTCACTGGAACAGCGTGACGGCCAATGGTGGGTCAACGTCGGCACGCGCGCGAGCGCGCGCTACGTGCAGATCACCGCGCCGGGCCTGCTGCCGAAGGACGACTGGTTCCATCTGGCGCCCGGCGCGAACGTGTCTGTCCCGCTGCTGCCGGAACCGACACTTTTGCATCCTCTTGCGTCATTTCATTCGGGAACCCCGCATCTGGACACGCACGACGGCCCGGGGACGATCGAAATACGCGCAGTCAATTCCAACAAAATCATTCGCTTGAGAAAACCATCGTGATACCAATTACATTCGATGATTGCGTCGGATGGCTGCACAAAGGACACTCGCCGCGGGGCGTCGTGCTGTGCGCTGCCGTTGGCCACGAAGGCCTGTGGACCCACAAACTGATGCGAGCGCTGGCAGAGCGGCTGGCACGCGAGGGCATCTGGGCGCTGCGGTTCGATTACCCCTGCTGCGGCGACTCGGCGGGCGACGACCTGGACAGCGGCCGGTTT harbors:
- a CDS encoding DUF1839 family protein produces the protein MKLPRDPANYCPHALHNSTMVWKQTNCYVDLWIELLSQWDFEPHAMLPFTVTQDFEGDQFTFFKVPLEDLERLYGIVVQEHAIFEPLPYHIDQQVRRGNVMLVEVDAWHLPDTRGLSYHREHTKTTIGIDAIDLQAGEIGYFHNAGYYRAAGDDYRGLFSIGSSASLVPYVECAKRRFEPLRGPALQEAVLSLLARRFKRRPASSPIAAFRAALAKDAAVIASRSLSYFHSYSFNTLRQLGANFELLGRCLRWLGAPNANGTDGTGAFSACVAACDTIASEAMVLEFRLARACARRNEDRCESTLEIIEHAYESLIDELGVRLGGNDVLPRLQRDSNAARPDTPSPLQ
- a CDS encoding glycosyl hydrolase 2 galactose-binding domain-containing protein codes for the protein MWRLCTIAANAATRPRDLPPADASEWIDAPVPGTVGQALAAANRLTPLDASRLGEYDHWYRLPLRRGGARLIRFDGLAGIAQIWLNDTLLLQSTNMFVSQQVRIDPLPEDSALYLCFRSLARYLDTMPAPRRARWRTRLVDAPALRAVRISLFGHMPGWFPRIEPIGPWGAVAVIDTDADTAAQIVHHTLNASIEGCDGIVDATITFAAPVLGHLDAILDCEGHHVHLQRHDPFTLRARLTVPNARRWWPHTHGEPARYAVSLHLGGTTVALGYVGFRTIEVTRGHDGQGFALSVNALPVFVRGACWSTADPLGLRVSAHDYHTWLTLARDAGFNMIRVGGTMIYEDDAFYASCDELGLLVWQDFMFANFDYPCTAADFVTSVTLEASQFLARTAGRPSLAVLCGGSEIAQQASMVGLSDEQRDMPLTASLLAELAATHRRDVPYVSDTPSGQVLPFYPRTGISHYYGVGAYLRPLDDARRAAVRFASECLAFAHVPADATLAAIGSPSVHEPAWKMAVPRDPGAPWDFDDVRDHYLRELYRQDPTRLRGQDPSRYLELSRAVLADVVSETLVEWRRTASSCAGALLWQFQDVMPGAGWGIVDAFRRPKSAWYALKHVLQPQQVCLCDEGLNGLDVHVFNDSAAPLRGRLELVALRDATVPVARARCDLHIEPHDALQVSAAQCLGRFFDFTYAYRFGPREHDTVIASLYDHDNRLLAQSFYFPERTAPAVFERGDIGLSASLEQRDGQWWVNVGTRASARYVQITAPGLLPKDDWFHLAPGANVSVPLLPEPTLLHPLASFHSGTPHLDTHDGPGTIEIRAVNSNKIIRLRKPS